From Candidatus Eisenbacteria bacterium:
CCGCCCCGCACCAGCAGCAGCGCGTTCTCGCGTGCCGCAGCGACCAGGTCGGCGGGAGTGAACGTCGCATCGGCGCTCAGCTCGATCGCGCACAGGAGGCCCAGGCCGCGCGCGGCGGCGAGCGAGTCGTGACGCGCGACGAGTGTCTCGAGGCCCTCGAGCAGCGTCTTGCCGCGCCGTCTCACACCGGCCAGCAGACCGCGGCGGTTCACGCGCTCGAGCACCCACAACGCCGCGGACGACGCGACCGGATTGCCGCCGAACGTCGAGCCGTGCATGCCGGGAGCCAGAGAGTCCGCGATCGCCTGCGTCATCAGCACGGCCGCGATCGGCACGCCGTGACCGAGCGCCTTGCTGAGCACCGTCAGCTCGGCACGCACGCCGTAGTGCTCGGCCGCGAGCAGGCGGCCGCAACGGCCCATGCCGCACTGCACTTCGTCGAAGACCAGCGGGATACCGAGTTGCTCGGTGCGAGTGCGGAGCGCCCGCAGGAACTCGCGGGTGGCCGGGATCGCGCCGCCTTCCCCCTGCACGGGCTCGACGATCACGCCGGCGACCCGCTCGTCGAGCACTGCATCGAGGCCCGCGATGTCGTTCAAGTCGGCAAATCGCACGCCCGGAATCAGCGGCTCGAACGGTTCGCGGTACGAGGGTGTCCAGGTCACCGAGAGAGCGAATCCCGTCCGGCCGTGGAAGCCGCCGCGAAAGGCGACCAGGTCGCGGCCGTCACGTCCGCGGGCGCGCGCGTGAGCGCGCGTGAACTTGAGCGCGGCTTCGACGCCTTCGGTGCCGCTGTTGCAGAAGAACGCGCGCTCGTAGCCGGTCGCGCGCGTGATCGCCTGCTCCAGTTCGAGCACGCGCGGGTTGCCGAACAGATTGGAGACGTGTCCGAGCGACTTCATCTGCCGGGTGACGACCCGCGCGAGCCCCGCCGGGGCGTGCCCGAAAGCGTTGACGGCGATGCCGCTCACGAAGTCGAGGTACTCGCGACCCTGCGCGTCGACGACGCGCGCACCCTTGCCGCTCACGAGCTGAAGCCGCGGGAGCGGGTAGACCGGCGCGTGGAGCGCCGCTTCCTGCTCGGCCGCGGACAGCGTTCGGGCGGTCGGGAGTTCGGAGACGGCGGTCATCGGGCGAGCCCAGCAGTGTGTGCGAGCGGCGGGACGGCGCACGCGATGCAGGTGCCCGGAGCCTGCGAGCCGAGCAGTGCCGCGAGCGTGCCGGCGTC
This genomic window contains:
- a CDS encoding aspartate aminotransferase family protein yields the protein MTAVSELPTARTLSAAEQEAALHAPVYPLPRLQLVSGKGARVVDAQGREYLDFVSGIAVNAFGHAPAGLARVVTRQMKSLGHVSNLFGNPRVLELEQAITRATGYERAFFCNSGTEGVEAALKFTRAHARARGRDGRDLVAFRGGFHGRTGFALSVTWTPSYREPFEPLIPGVRFADLNDIAGLDAVLDERVAGVIVEPVQGEGGAIPATREFLRALRTRTEQLGIPLVFDEVQCGMGRCGRLLAAEHYGVRAELTVLSKALGHGVPIAAVLMTQAIADSLAPGMHGSTFGGNPVASSAALWVLERVNRRGLLAGVRRRGKTLLEGLETLVARHDSLAAARGLGLLCAIELSADATFTPADLVAAARENALLLVRGGERAIRLLPPLDVSDLDLQLALDRLEAALASLAPQGVSR